In one Polaribacter sp. ALD11 genomic region, the following are encoded:
- a CDS encoding YncE family protein, translated as MTITKSIFKLFIFSLVFTSCSEKNEVIPELSGRYNNGIIISAEGNFGNKDGSISYVNENLNRLATNFIYTGVNDAQLGGLVQSISFSDTEAYIILNDVNTIVVADRYTFEKKTEIKTGLKNPRYMAIANGKGYVTNWGSGSDTSDDYLAVIDLKTNTMEAVTIPLDNGVERILAKNSKLYVSHKGAFSSNNIISVVDLSANNTVKKITVKDNPDEMFFDASGNLIVLSEGKPLSYGGAPDYPVLTSTTSSILFINLVNNTINKEITFKENERASQLSYVDGKVYYYMGAEKKVFVINESDTTLATEGISTGSIYGMAVKDNNLFTVSYNFTALSKLTVTDLSTKTVKYTAPVGLGASKIYFN; from the coding sequence ATGACAATTACAAAATCAATTTTTAAACTATTCATATTCAGTTTAGTTTTTACATCATGTTCTGAGAAAAATGAGGTAATTCCTGAGTTATCTGGTAGATATAACAATGGAATCATTATAAGTGCAGAAGGTAATTTTGGTAACAAAGACGGTTCTATTTCTTATGTAAATGAGAATTTAAACAGGTTAGCTACTAATTTTATTTATACAGGTGTTAACGATGCGCAATTAGGTGGTTTAGTACAATCTATTTCTTTTTCTGATACAGAAGCTTATATTATTTTAAATGATGTTAATACAATTGTTGTTGCAGATAGATACACTTTTGAGAAGAAAACAGAAATAAAAACAGGTTTAAAAAACCCGAGATACATGGCAATTGCCAATGGTAAAGGATATGTAACAAACTGGGGTAGTGGTTCAGATACTTCAGATGATTATTTAGCGGTAATAGATTTAAAAACTAATACAATGGAAGCGGTAACGATTCCTTTAGATAATGGAGTAGAAAGAATTTTAGCTAAAAACAGCAAATTATATGTTTCTCACAAAGGTGCTTTTAGTTCTAACAACATTATTTCAGTAGTAGATTTATCTGCAAACAATACAGTAAAGAAAATAACAGTAAAAGACAATCCAGATGAAATGTTTTTTGATGCTTCTGGTAATTTAATTGTATTGTCTGAAGGTAAACCATTAAGTTATGGAGGTGCACCAGATTACCCTGTATTAACTAGTACAACTTCTTCAATTTTATTTATCAATCTTGTAAATAATACAATTAATAAAGAAATTACTTTTAAAGAGAATGAAAGAGCATCTCAATTATCTTATGTTGATGGTAAAGTTTACTACTATATGGGGGCGGAAAAAAAGGTGTTTGTTATTAATGAATCTGACACTACGCTTGCAACAGAGGGTATTTCTACTGGGAGTATATATGGTATGGCAGTAAAAGATAATAATTTGTTTACTGTAAGCTACAATTTTACAGCGTTAAGTAAATTAACAGTTACAGATTTATCTACAAAAACAGTGAAATATACGGCACCAGTAGGTTTAGGTGCTTCTAAAATTTATTTTAACTAA
- a CDS encoding DUF3307 domain-containing protein → MLLFLKFLLAHILGDFVFQSEKWVKNKEEKKIRSSKLYFHLGIHAFLLLIFLQFNLQEYWLGFIIILVSHFIFDVSKLYLQKKKTKRNWFLIDQVLHILALVFATSIYSDFNLSTINVFTSKTLLLIIAITMITSVSAIIIKVFITQWSPESKKENDASLAKAGRYIGILERLFVFIFVATNHWEAIGFLLAAKSVFRFGDLTSSKDRKLTEYILIGTLLSFGLAILIGVLYSYALHLI, encoded by the coding sequence ATGTTGTTGTTTTTAAAGTTTTTACTGGCACATATTTTAGGTGACTTTGTTTTTCAATCAGAAAAATGGGTTAAAAACAAAGAAGAAAAGAAAATTAGATCCTCAAAATTATATTTCCATTTAGGTATTCATGCATTTTTATTGTTGATTTTTCTTCAATTTAATTTACAAGAATACTGGCTAGGTTTTATAATTATTCTTGTCTCTCATTTTATTTTTGATGTTTCTAAACTCTATCTTCAGAAGAAAAAAACAAAGAGAAATTGGTTTTTAATAGACCAAGTTTTGCATATTTTAGCATTGGTTTTTGCGACTTCTATATATAGTGATTTTAACTTATCTACAATTAACGTTTTTACAAGTAAAACACTGCTTCTAATAATTGCAATAACAATGATAACAAGTGTTTCTGCAATAATTATAAAGGTTTTTATTACACAATGGAGTCCTGAAAGTAAAAAAGAAAATGACGCTTCTTTGGCAAAAGCAGGTCGTTATATTGGTATTTTAGAACGTCTTTTTGTCTTTATTTTTGTTGCTACAAATCATTGGGAAGCAATTGGTTTTTTATTAGCTGCAAAGTCCGTTTTTAGGTTTGGAGACTTAACTTCATCTAAAGATAGAAAACTAACGGAGTACATTTTAATTGGTACTTTATTAAGTTTTGGTTTGGCTATTCTTATAGGAGTCTTATATTCGTATGCATTACACCTTATTTAA
- a CDS encoding TonB-dependent siderophore receptor, producing MFAQKDTIVNTLKEVIIISKKQQKNNVIGLKKIKIATDQIVKNPINLTNLLRYNSPISFRDYGNGGISTARFRGTSASNTAVLWNGISINAMGSGQTDFNSLSASLSDEIIINSGGGSVDYGSGAIGGTVHLNDNLSFKKHKDFHLFSSYGSFNTSSNFFKTNIGTGKWAIKLASTLNYSDNDYTFIDTRYKNDDGSLLKNENGTYENYGINFSIGYQFSVENKLYLYSTGYYGDRLFSDGLPNPAAGSERNEDFNKRNLLKWKYSFSNFTQTISAAYLTQEYRYYNDKSASNFVFGKSKNYNISYNLKYRFSNYLKFSSTFIYDNNKGTTNEINSKERTFFASLAKITYKPTAKLTTAINFRKEFNSDFKVPVSLSVAAEQEITKNFVLKGNISTNYRVPTFNELYWPVVGNSELIPEESIQGEIGATFNKKNIEITTSVFYIKLSNKILWLPTAASNLWRPRNVGDVDHKGIETFINLSKKIRDHSFNFSTNYTFTLAKNKETSTFLPYAPKHLFNFNLDYTYNRIMFSLQNLYQSKVYTNEINIDFYSLKALSVTNFGIDFKIFQRKKNKLLMGFKLNNIFNEVYYFSNLRPMPGRNFNININYKF from the coding sequence ATGTTTGCGCAAAAAGATACTATTGTAAATACTTTAAAAGAGGTTATTATAATAAGTAAAAAGCAACAAAAAAATAATGTTATAGGGCTTAAAAAAATAAAAATAGCAACCGATCAAATTGTTAAAAACCCAATAAACCTTACTAATTTATTAAGATATAATAGCCCTATCTCATTTAGAGATTACGGTAATGGTGGTATTAGTACAGCGCGTTTTAGAGGTACTTCTGCATCTAATACCGCAGTGTTATGGAACGGGATTTCAATTAATGCAATGGGTAGCGGGCAAACCGATTTCAACTCACTTTCTGCAAGTCTTTCAGATGAGATTATTATTAATAGTGGTGGTGGTAGCGTAGATTATGGTTCTGGAGCTATTGGTGGTACTGTACATTTAAATGATAATTTATCATTTAAAAAACATAAAGATTTTCACTTATTTTCTTCTTATGGTAGTTTTAATACCTCTTCTAACTTCTTTAAAACGAATATTGGTACAGGCAAATGGGCTATAAAATTAGCTTCTACGTTAAATTACTCTGATAATGATTATACATTTATAGATACTAGGTATAAAAATGATGATGGTAGTTTATTGAAGAATGAAAATGGAACGTATGAAAATTATGGTATAAATTTTAGCATAGGGTATCAATTTTCGGTGGAAAATAAACTTTATTTATATTCAACTGGTTATTATGGTGATCGTTTATTTTCTGACGGATTACCAAATCCTGCAGCAGGAAGTGAGAGGAATGAAGATTTTAATAAAAGAAATTTGTTAAAATGGAAATATTCTTTCTCTAATTTCACTCAAACTATAAGTGCTGCGTATTTAACGCAAGAGTATCGATATTATAATGATAAAAGTGCTTCAAATTTTGTTTTTGGGAAATCTAAAAACTATAATATCAGCTATAATCTAAAATATCGTTTCTCTAATTATTTAAAATTTTCTTCTACATTTATTTATGATAATAATAAAGGTACAACGAATGAAATTAATTCAAAAGAAAGAACCTTTTTTGCAAGTTTAGCAAAAATAACATATAAACCTACAGCAAAATTAACAACAGCAATTAACTTCAGAAAAGAATTTAATTCTGATTTTAAAGTACCTGTATCATTGTCTGTTGCTGCAGAGCAAGAAATTACAAAAAACTTTGTTTTAAAAGGTAATATATCTACAAACTATAGAGTGCCAACTTTTAATGAATTGTATTGGCCAGTAGTTGGTAATTCAGAATTAATACCAGAGGAATCTATTCAAGGAGAAATTGGTGCTACATTTAATAAAAAAAATATAGAAATAACTACTTCAGTTTTCTACATTAAACTAAGTAATAAAATTTTATGGTTACCTACTGCGGCATCTAACCTATGGAGACCTAGAAATGTTGGTGATGTAGATCATAAAGGAATTGAAACATTTATAAATCTATCTAAAAAAATTAGAGACCATAGCTTCAATTTTTCAACGAATTACACGTTTACATTGGCAAAAAATAAGGAAACTAGTACGTTTTTACCTTACGCACCTAAACATCTATTTAATTTTAATTTAGACTATACATATAATAGGATAATGTTTTCCTTGCAAAATTTGTATCAGAGTAAGGTGTATACCAATGAAATTAATATCGATTTTTACTCATTAAAGGCTTTAAGCGTTACTAATTTTGGAATAGATTTTAAGATATTTCAAAGAAAAAAAAATAAATTATTAATGGGTTTTAAATTGAATAATATATTTAATGAAGTGTATTATTTTTCAAACTTAAGACCTATGCCTGGAAGAAATTTTAATATTAACATAAACTATAAATTTTAA
- a CDS encoding ATP-dependent helicase encodes MNSYLDSLNEAQKQAVLQKDGPMIIIAGAGSGKTRVLTYRIAHLMKQGVDSFNILSLTFTNKAAKEMKARIASVVGQSEAKNLWMGTFHSVFARILRSEADKLGFPTNFTIYDSQDSVRLISSIIKEMGLDRERYKPKQILGRISSFKNSLITVKAYFNSPDLQEADLHASRPKVGDIYRIYVDRCFKAGAMDFDDLLLRTNELLARFPETLAKYQDRFRYIMVDEYQDTNHSQYIIVRALADKFGNICVVGDDSQSIYSFRGANIQNILNFQKDYPDVKTFKLEQNYRSTSNIVNAANSVIEKNKTKLDKEVWTSNDAGDAINVMRTISDGEEGRFVAQSIWENQMNHQLSLDSFCVLYRTNSQSRAIEDALRKKGLDYKIYGGISFYQRKEIKDILSYLRILINPNDEEALKRIINYPARGIGATTIDKLTIAANHYKKSIFDIIKYIDKIDLKINAGTKNKLRNFMNMMQSLQIESQTKNAFEIAEIVVKKAQLIKDLEKDGTPEAVSKVENVQELLNGIKDFITDKIEEGNDASLTTFLEDVALATDFDSEKNDDKPTVSLMTIHQSKGLEYAYVYVVGLEENLFPSAMSMNTRSELEEERRLFYVALTRAEKVAYLTYAQTRYRWGKLVDAEPSRFLEEIDDQYLFYITPKVTNPIINNFLDKSIFDDAPKGIRFQKPIQRKKMEREISKKKEIVIPKNLKKISQVTPKMNLFDGDIIVGNIVEHNRFGTGTVIGMEGKGPDKKAEIQFATAGKKKLLLQFAKLKVIG; translated from the coding sequence TTGAATAGTTACTTAGATTCTTTAAACGAAGCTCAAAAGCAAGCTGTTTTGCAAAAAGATGGCCCAATGATTATTATTGCTGGAGCAGGTTCTGGTAAAACACGTGTATTAACCTATAGAATTGCTCATTTAATGAAGCAAGGTGTAGACTCGTTTAATATTTTATCGCTCACGTTTACAAACAAGGCGGCTAAAGAAATGAAGGCAAGAATTGCTTCTGTTGTTGGGCAAAGTGAAGCCAAAAACCTTTGGATGGGAACTTTTCACTCGGTTTTTGCACGTATTTTACGTTCAGAAGCAGACAAGTTAGGCTTTCCTACAAACTTTACAATTTACGATTCGCAAGATTCTGTCCGTTTAATAAGTTCAATTATTAAAGAAATGGGGTTAGACAGAGAACGGTACAAACCAAAACAGATTTTAGGTCGAATTTCCTCATTTAAAAATAGTTTAATCACGGTTAAGGCATATTTTAATAGTCCAGATTTACAAGAAGCAGATTTACATGCAAGCAGGCCAAAAGTTGGCGATATTTATAGAATCTATGTAGACAGGTGTTTTAAGGCAGGTGCAATGGATTTTGATGATTTATTATTAAGGACCAATGAATTATTGGCTCGTTTTCCAGAAACTTTGGCAAAATACCAAGACCGTTTTCGTTATATTATGGTAGATGAGTATCAAGATACAAATCACTCACAATATATTATCGTAAGAGCTTTGGCAGATAAATTTGGTAATATTTGTGTTGTTGGAGACGATTCTCAAAGTATCTATAGTTTTAGGGGAGCAAATATTCAGAATATTTTAAATTTTCAGAAAGATTATCCTGATGTTAAAACCTTTAAATTAGAGCAGAATTACAGGTCTACAAGTAACATTGTAAATGCAGCAAATTCTGTTATAGAAAAAAATAAAACAAAATTAGATAAAGAAGTATGGACCTCTAATGATGCAGGAGATGCCATAAATGTAATGCGAACTATTTCTGATGGAGAAGAAGGACGTTTTGTAGCGCAATCTATTTGGGAAAACCAAATGAACCATCAGTTAAGTTTAGATAGCTTTTGTGTTCTCTATAGAACAAATTCACAGTCTAGAGCAATTGAAGACGCGTTACGTAAAAAAGGACTTGATTATAAAATTTACGGAGGAATTTCCTTTTATCAGAGAAAAGAGATTAAAGACATTTTGTCTTACTTAAGGATTTTAATCAACCCGAATGACGAAGAAGCATTAAAAAGAATTATCAATTATCCTGCTCGTGGAATTGGAGCAACAACGATTGATAAGCTAACAATCGCAGCAAACCATTATAAAAAATCGATTTTCGATATTATAAAATATATTGATAAAATCGATTTAAAAATAAATGCAGGAACTAAGAATAAGCTTCGTAATTTCATGAATATGATGCAAAGTCTGCAAATAGAATCGCAAACAAAAAATGCGTTTGAAATTGCAGAAATTGTTGTGAAAAAGGCGCAGTTAATAAAAGATTTAGAAAAAGACGGAACACCAGAAGCTGTAAGTAAAGTAGAAAATGTTCAAGAACTTTTAAACGGTATTAAAGATTTTATTACAGATAAGATTGAAGAAGGTAATGATGCTTCTTTAACCACCTTTTTAGAAGATGTTGCTTTGGCTACAGATTTCGATTCAGAAAAAAACGACGATAAGCCAACGGTTTCTTTAATGACCATTCACCAGTCTAAAGGATTAGAATATGCGTATGTGTATGTTGTTGGTTTAGAAGAAAATTTATTTCCTTCTGCCATGAGTATGAATACCCGAAGTGAACTAGAGGAGGAGCGTAGGTTGTTTTATGTTGCGCTAACAAGAGCAGAAAAAGTAGCTTATTTAACGTATGCACAAACACGTTACAGATGGGGTAAATTAGTCGATGCAGAACCAAGTAGGTTTTTAGAAGAAATAGACGATCAATATTTATTTTACATTACTCCAAAAGTAACCAACCCAATAATAAATAACTTTTTAGATAAGAGTATTTTTGATGATGCGCCAAAAGGAATTCGTTTTCAGAAACCAATTCAACGTAAAAAAATGGAACGTGAGATTTCTAAAAAGAAGGAAATTGTAATTCCTAAAAACTTAAAAAAGATTTCTCAGGTTACACCAAAAATGAATCTCTTTGATGGAGATATTATTGTAGGAAATATTGTAGAACACAATAGATTTGGCACAGGAACCGTTATAGGAATGGAAGGTAAGGGGCCAGATAAAAAAGCAGAAATTCAGTTTGCAACCGCAGGAAAAAAGAAATTATTGCTACAATTTGCTAAATTAAAAGTGATTGGCTAA
- a CDS encoding LuxR C-terminal-related transcriptional regulator: protein MSFSQTRITYFHDLKKEVSISNIETIQLKSYERLINKGLDNGIFWFKIEKFKDKDESFIVQILNDQIRNTQAYQNKKELDILKGERYSSYAVTFKNPIFLKVDTSREALIPINVISHSTFFKAEKKDLLFIGFYNGCAFIVILINIFYFINFKDDIFIYYSLFLLSVTSSLFISDGMLYFFNFSKNVINNLYVIIHFFVFIFSFLFSKNYLQAGSYFSKVNYVGWFILVLVAIFFCLYIVTDIFLFFVIMELLGFSLLLFCWFLGVLLFRKNIYTKIFVIGYFFILMLSINFFILKLFGFSSFYISAKVLKLGGFFEMILLSFAVVYRMRILKNENLLMTSEIIAYSKEVVLLSEALKKTNKTEKHHLKEANLSFRELEIFNFIIGGITNKEIAVKLNISVNTVKFHVKNIYEKLNIKSRKEALAI from the coding sequence TTGAGTTTTTCTCAAACAAGAATTACTTATTTCCATGATTTAAAAAAAGAAGTAAGTATTAGTAATATAGAAACTATACAATTAAAAAGTTATGAAAGATTAATTAATAAAGGATTAGATAATGGCATTTTTTGGTTTAAAATAGAAAAATTTAAAGACAAAGATGAAAGTTTTATAGTACAAATTTTAAATGATCAAATACGGAACACGCAAGCTTATCAAAATAAAAAGGAATTAGATATTTTAAAAGGAGAGCGCTATTCATCGTATGCAGTAACTTTTAAGAATCCTATTTTTTTAAAAGTAGATACTTCTCGAGAAGCACTAATCCCTATTAATGTTATATCTCACTCTACTTTTTTTAAAGCGGAAAAAAAAGATCTATTATTTATTGGCTTTTACAATGGTTGTGCTTTTATAGTCATTCTTATAAATATTTTTTATTTTATTAATTTTAAAGATGATATTTTTATTTATTACAGCTTGTTTCTATTGAGTGTTACTTCTTCGCTTTTTATAAGTGATGGTATGCTATATTTTTTTAATTTTTCAAAAAATGTGATTAATAATTTATACGTTATCATCCATTTTTTTGTTTTTATTTTTTCATTTTTATTTTCGAAAAATTACTTACAAGCAGGTAGTTATTTTTCTAAAGTGAATTATGTAGGGTGGTTTATACTGGTATTAGTTGCTATCTTTTTTTGTTTATATATAGTTACTGATATTTTTCTGTTTTTTGTAATAATGGAGCTTTTAGGCTTTTCTTTATTATTATTTTGTTGGTTCTTAGGTGTTTTGTTATTTAGAAAAAACATTTACACCAAAATTTTTGTTATCGGTTATTTTTTTATTTTAATGTTATCAATTAATTTCTTTATTTTAAAGCTTTTTGGCTTTAGTTCTTTTTATATAAGCGCTAAGGTTTTAAAACTTGGTGGTTTTTTTGAAATGATTTTACTTTCATTTGCTGTTGTTTACAGAATGCGAATACTAAAAAATGAAAACTTATTAATGACAAGTGAAATTATTGCTTATTCTAAAGAAGTAGTGTTATTGTCAGAGGCACTTAAAAAAACTAACAAAACAGAAAAGCATCATCTAAAAGAAGCTAATTTAAGTTTCAGAGAGTTAGAAATATTTAATTTTATAATTGGGGGTATTACTAATAAAGAAATTGCAGTAAAATTGAATATTTCTGTAAATACAGTAAAATTTCATGTGAAAAATATTTATGAAAAATTAAATATAAAAAGTAGGAAAGAAGCTTTAGCTATCTAA
- a CDS encoding cobalamin adenosyltransferase, translating to MKKLRPKPSIDELCYPFIYEESTLCDYEIITDQLTRLVGWVIDELRELRLEYPNSKELKKLEEELNWLLPLCYHLNGSIRGKLAISEEDHLQLLNYYRAMKKEVDNLIHGFVLPGGRSPVGVLNQCSSLSKKAIRLMVIIHNKENKEVANILPKFANLLCNYFFTATILINKVTGFVETPFVSKSY from the coding sequence ATGAAAAAATTACGCCCAAAACCCTCTATAGATGAGCTCTGTTACCCTTTTATTTATGAAGAGTCTACACTTTGCGATTATGAAATAATAACCGACCAACTTACCCGTTTAGTAGGTTGGGTAATAGATGAACTCCGTGAATTAAGGTTAGAATACCCAAATAGCAAAGAATTAAAAAAACTAGAAGAAGAACTTAACTGGTTATTACCACTATGCTATCATCTTAATGGCTCTATTAGAGGCAAGCTTGCTATTTCAGAAGAAGATCACTTACAATTGCTTAATTACTATAGAGCTATGAAAAAAGAAGTAGATAATTTAATTCATGGCTTTGTTTTACCTGGTGGAAGATCTCCTGTAGGAGTACTAAACCAATGCTCTTCACTTTCTAAGAAAGCAATTCGGTTAATGGTTATTATACACAATAAAGAGAACAAAGAAGTTGCAAATATTTTACCCAAATTTGCTAATTTACTCTGCAATTATTTTTTTACGGCTACTATTTTAATAAATAAAGTAACTGGCTTTGTAGAAACTCCTTTTGTTAGCAAGAGTTACTAA
- a CDS encoding SatD family protein, protein MTSILTGDIINSRKNNNDSWLESLKKILKTYGETPKIWQIYRGDSFQLEIEDAEKAFYAALKIKAQLKCTLNIDVRIGIGIGKKEYNSSKITESNGEAFINSGFAFDNYLKKQNLAIKTPWKEIDEELNIALDLALLTIDSWSVNSAEVFKISLEEQEATQKEIGAILGITQGRVSERQKRAGLDPIMKLEERFRKLINQKINE, encoded by the coding sequence ATGACAAGTATTTTAACTGGAGATATTATAAATTCTAGAAAGAATAATAACGATTCTTGGTTAGAATCGTTAAAAAAAATCTTAAAAACATACGGAGAAACACCTAAGATTTGGCAAATTTATAGAGGAGATAGCTTTCAATTAGAAATAGAAGATGCAGAAAAAGCATTTTATGCTGCACTAAAAATTAAAGCTCAATTAAAATGTACTTTAAATATTGATGTTAGAATTGGCATTGGAATCGGTAAAAAAGAATACAATAGCTCTAAAATTACGGAGTCTAACGGAGAAGCTTTTATAAACTCTGGTTTTGCTTTTGATAATTATTTAAAAAAACAAAATTTAGCCATAAAAACTCCTTGGAAAGAAATTGATGAAGAATTAAATATTGCACTAGATTTAGCATTATTAACAATAGATTCTTGGTCTGTAAATTCTGCGGAAGTTTTTAAAATTTCATTAGAAGAGCAAGAGGCAACACAAAAAGAAATTGGCGCAATTTTAGGTATTACACAAGGTCGCGTTAGCGAAAGACAAAAACGCGCAGGTTTAGACCCTATTATGAAGCTAGAAGAACGGTTTAGAAAATTAATCAACCAAAAAATAAACGAATAA
- a CDS encoding ABC transporter substrate-binding protein encodes MKKQLKISFLFFLFLLIISCKKETQNTDKKTNIKSNIKYAKGFDIIENNGIKKLIIKSAYQNSKEEFTYTVRNKNKISNNLQNNDISTPIKKIVVTSTTHIPMVELLNEETAIIGFPYSKFVSSEKTRELIDNGSITEIGQKGSLNTEILLNLDPELIVGYSVSSADKSLNLLEKAGVNVIYNGDWLEETPLGRAEWIKFFGVLFDKEKKADSIFNAIEKNYLDAKKIVNELVNKPSVLSGAVISKDIWNLPAGESFVATSLSDANFNYLWKDTKGKGSLSLSFESVFEKGKNADFWLAPGHYSSKEELIKSNVLYAEFKAFKNNKIYTPTNKKGKTGGILYYELATVRPDLVLKDFIKIAHPELLPNYEFTFYEKLK; translated from the coding sequence ATGAAAAAACAACTAAAAATATCTTTTCTATTTTTTCTTTTTTTATTGATTATTTCTTGTAAAAAAGAGACTCAAAACACCGATAAAAAAACGAATATTAAAAGTAATATTAAGTATGCTAAGGGTTTTGATATTATCGAAAACAACGGAATTAAAAAACTAATTATCAAGTCTGCTTATCAAAACTCTAAAGAAGAGTTTACTTATACTGTTAGAAATAAAAATAAAATTTCTAACAACCTACAAAACAACGATATTTCAACTCCAATTAAAAAAATAGTAGTAACATCTACTACCCATATTCCAATGGTAGAGTTATTGAATGAGGAAACCGCTATTATTGGCTTTCCTTATTCTAAATTCGTTTCTTCAGAAAAAACGAGGGAATTAATAGATAATGGTTCAATTACTGAAATTGGTCAAAAAGGATCCTTGAATACAGAAATATTACTTAATTTAGACCCCGAATTAATAGTTGGTTATAGTGTTTCTTCTGCAGATAAAAGCTTAAATTTACTTGAAAAGGCAGGTGTAAACGTAATTTATAACGGAGACTGGCTTGAGGAAACACCTCTAGGAAGAGCTGAGTGGATAAAATTCTTTGGTGTTTTATTTGATAAAGAGAAGAAAGCAGATAGTATTTTTAATGCAATTGAAAAAAACTATTTAGATGCAAAAAAGATAGTAAACGAATTAGTTAACAAACCAAGTGTTTTATCTGGAGCAGTTATTAGTAAAGATATCTGGAACTTACCTGCTGGTGAAAGTTTTGTTGCGACTTCATTGAGTGATGCAAATTTTAATTATTTATGGAAAGATACAAAAGGAAAAGGTAGTTTATCTTTAAGTTTCGAAAGTGTATTTGAAAAAGGTAAAAATGCAGATTTCTGGCTTGCTCCTGGCCACTATTCATCTAAAGAAGAGTTAATAAAAAGCAATGTTTTGTACGCTGAATTTAAAGCTTTTAAAAATAACAAAATTTACACACCTACTAATAAAAAAGGAAAAACAGGCGGTATCCTTTATTACGAATTAGCTACAGTTAGACCAGATCTTGTTCTTAAAGATTTTATTAAAATAGCACACCCAGAATTACTTCCAAATTATGAATTTACATTTTACGAAAAATTAAAATAG